The following are from one region of the Corylus avellana chromosome ca1, CavTom2PMs-1.0 genome:
- the LOC132167510 gene encoding disease resistance protein RUN1-like isoform X1, producing MAAQIRWNYDVFLSFRGEDTRKTFTDHLYTALVNSGIHTFRDDDELPRGERISTELLKAIQESKVSIVVFSKGYASSSWCLDELVEIVRCKNSMGQTLLPIFYDVNPSDVRKQTGTFAEAFAWHADRFQAERVHKWRTALTEAANYSGWDLQNVANGYESRFIQRIVEEVLCKLNNGCLDIGKHPISIGYRTEKIKALLNLGKGDVHIVGIYGMGGIGKTTLAKAVYNQIYNGFEGSSCLLNIKEISKQPNGLVQLQEQLISEVLKSKNLKIANVERGINLIKERFRCKRVLVILDDVDHLKQLNSLAGIDRGSSEWFGPGSRVILTTRDEHLLTELGVHEKYKVEELDHEESLQLFSWHAFGMAHPIQDYKELSISVVNYAGGLPLALETLGSYLSGRSTIEWKNALEKLQIYPHHQIQKILRMSFDSLDDDTVKDTFLDIACFFVGMDKDYAIKILDGCDFFPEIGINILVQRSLVTIIGNGLWMHDLIRDMGREIVRERSSYDLKKRSRLWFHDDALYVLNKQMGSEAVEGLILNPSKLEDVHIKAEAFAKMKNLRLLQINGANVTRCYRHIFEGLRWLCWHRCPLKFLPSNFHLENLVILDMQNSNVKQVWKEIKILSRLKVFNLKNSKFLTKTPNFSQVPNLEILILESCTSLVRLHESIGNLERLVLLNLKGCHNLGNLPKSTSNLKSLQILDLSDCPKIDMLPEQLGNMMALEELHIDRTAIGQLPASIVRLVHLKYLSLSGCKGQSSKSWLSCFSSWISRQSSNPTHLLPASISGLCSLRRLDLYDCNLSEDGLPIDFGCLSSLEYLDIGRNNFLNLPHFIGRLPKLTTLWLSGCASLQSISELPTSLRSLTAMDCTSLETLPNLSNLKSSRDLDFANCQKLVEIQGLESLEITPDIYMENCNNLAYHFRRSLLSQLFWKQLDKYDESRVIILPGSEVPNWFSHQGIGWFMFFELPPLSEGEIQGLLFCAVYAAKDESNQEEFSGRSVGFLELEFTNKTGDIKYHFWPWPTFSFFPKIREDHLFVRYIPLGHNKYLMERGEKVKASLGNDELIEVKKCGIHFLFDDSNGNVTNASISQPNEYGTSNIEGASEGRQMMPRATQ from the exons ATGGCTGCTCAAATCCGTTGGAATTACGACGTCTTCTTAAGTTTCAGAGGTGAAGACACTCGCAAAACTTTCACCGATCACCTCTACACTGCCTTAGTGAATTCCGGAATTCACACCTTCCGAGATGATGATGAGCTTCCTAGAGGGGAGCGCATCTCTACCGAACTGCTCAAAGCTATTCAAGAATCAAAAGTTTCTATTGTGGTTTTTTCAAAAGGATATGCTTCTTCTAGTTGGTGTCTTGATGAGCTTGTGGAGATCGTACGCTGTAAGAATTCTATGGGTCAAACTCTTCTTCCCATATTTTATGACGTGAACCCATCCGATGTGCGAAAACAAACCGGAACTTTTGCCGAAGCATTTGCTTGGCATGCAGACCGGTTTCAAGCGGAGAGGGTGCACAAGTGGAGAACAGCTCTTACCGAAGCTGCAAACTATTCTGGCTGGGATCTCCAAAACGTTGCAAAcgg GTACGAATCAAGGTTCATCCAGAGAATTGTTGAAGAAGTTTTGTGTAAATTGAACAATGGTTGCTTGGATATTGGCAAACATCCAATAAGTATAGGTTATCGTACTGAAAAGATAAAAGCTTTATTAAATCTTGGAAAAGGTGATGTTCACATTGTAGGCATCTATGGCATGGGTGGAATCGGAAAAACAACCTTAGCTAAAGCTGTTTATAACCAAATATATAATGGGTTTGAAGGAAGCAGttgtcttttaaatattaaagaaatttcaaaacaacccAATGGTTTAGTTCAATTACAAGAACAACTTATTTCTGAAGTCTTAAAATCCAAGAACTTGAAGATTGCCAATGTTGAGAGAGGAATCAATTTGATTAAGGAAAGATTTCGTTGTAAAAGAGTGCTtgttattcttgatgatgtggatcacTTGAAACAACTCAATTCATTAGCTGGAATTGATAGAGGAAGCTCTGAATGGTTTGGTCCAGGAAGTAGAGTCATTTTAACAACTCGAGATGAACATTTGCTAACTGAACTTGGAGTACATGAAAAATATAAGGTTGAGGAATTGGATCATGAGGAATCTCTTCAACTttttagttggcatgcctttgGGATGGCTCATCCAATACAAGATTACAAGGAGCTCTCAATTAGTGTAGTTAATTATGCGGGAGGGCTTCCATTAGCTCTTGAAACTTTGGGTTCCTATCTATCCGGAAGAAGCACCATAGAATGGAAAAATGCATTGGAAAAACTACAAATATATCCTCACCATCAGATTCAGAAAATACTTAGAATGAGCTTTGATTCACTAGATGATGATACTGTGAAGGACACATTCCTTGATATTGCGTGTTTCTTTGTTGGTATGGACAAAGATTATGCCATCAAAATACTTGATGGTTGTGATTTCTTTCCTGAAATTGGTATTAATATTCTCGTTCAAAGGTCTCTTGTCACTATCATTGGCAATGGGTTGTGGATGCATGATCTAATTCGAGATATGGGAAGGGAGATTGTTCGTGAAAGATCATCCTACGATCTAAAAAAACGTAGTAGATTGTGGTTTCATGATGATGCCTTATACGTGCTTAACAAACAAATG GGTTCAGAAGCAGTGGAGGGTCTCATTCTAAATCCATCTAAACTTGAAGATGTACATATTAAAGCTGAAGCATTTGcaaagatgaaaaatttaagATTGCTACAAATCAATGGTGCAAATGTCACAAGATGCTATAGACATATTTTTGAAGGGTTAAGATGGCTTTGTTGGCATAGGTGTCCTTTGAAATTTCTCCCATCAAATTTTCATTTAGAGAACCTTGTTATCCTTGACATGCAAAATAGTAATGTCAAACAAGTCTGGAAGGAGATCAAA ATACTCAGCAGGTTGAAAGTCTTTAATCTCAAAAACTCCAAATTTCTCACCAAGACACCAAACTTCTCACAAGTCCCAAATCTGGAGATATTGATACTTGAAAGTTGCACAAGTTTGGTTAGGCTTCATGAGTCCATTGGAAATCTAGAAAGACTTGTTTTGCTGAATTTAAAAGGATGCCATAACTTAGGGAATCTTCCAAAAAGTACTTCTAACTTGAAATCTCTTCAAATTCTTGACTTGTCTGACTGCCCAAAAATTGATATGCTACCGGAGCAATTGGGGAATATGATGGCTTTAGAGGAATTGCATATAGACAGAACTGCTATTGGACAACTCCCTGCCTCCATTGTTCGTTTGGTGCATCTCAAATATTTGTCATTATCCGGATGTAAAGGACAATCTTCAAAATCTTGGCTATCGTGTTTCTCATCGTGGATATCTCGACAAAGCTCCAATCCCACACATTTGCTCCCAGCTTCCATTTCTGGACTATGCTCTTTGAGAAGGCTAGATCTCTACGACTGCAATCTGTCTGAAGATGGGTTGCCAATTGATTTTGGGTGTCTGTCTTCACTCGAGTATTTGGATATAGGAAGAAACAATTTCCTTAATCTACCTCATTTCATCGGCCGCCTTCCTAAATTAACTACATTGTGGTTGAGTGGGTGCGCGAGTCTTCAATCAATTTCAGAACTCCCCACAAGTTTAAGGAGTTTGACAGCAATGGACTGCACATCATTAGAAACACTCCCAAATCTGTCGAACCTGAAAAGTTCACGTGATCTTGACTTTGCTAACTGTCAGAAATTGGTTGAGATTCAGGGATTGGAGAGTTTGGAAATTACACCAGATATTTACATGGAAAATTGCAACAATCTAGCATATCATTTTAGGAGGAGTCTTCTTTCgcag tTATTTTGGAAACAGCTTGACAAGTATGATGAGTCTCGAGTCATTATACTCCCTGGTAGTGAGGTTCCAAATTGGTTCAGTCATCAGGGAATTGGATGGTTTATGTTCTTTGAGTTACCTCCACTTTCAGAGGGTGAAATCCAGGGGCTGCTCTTTTGCGCTGTTTATGCAGCCAAGGACGAATCCAATCAGGAAGAATTCAGTGGGAGAAGCGTTGGTTTTCTTGAGTTGGAATTCACTAATAAAACTGGAGACATCAAATATCATTTTTGGCCATGGCCAACATTCTCTTTCTTCCCTAAAATCCGTGAAGATCATCTCTTTGTCAGATATATACCGCTAGGACATAATAAATATCTGATGGAACGTGGAGAGAAAGTGAAGGCCTCCCTCGGAAATGACGAACTCATTGAAGTGAAGAAGTGTGGAATTCATTTTCTATTTGATGACTCAAAT gggaaTGTGACTAATGCTTCGATTTCGCAACCAAATGAGTATGGAACATCTAACATAGAGGGGGCCAGTGAAGGGAGACAAATGATGCCAAGGGCCACACAATAA
- the LOC132167510 gene encoding disease resistance protein RUN1-like isoform X2: protein MAAQIRWNYDVFLSFRGEDTRKTFTDHLYTALVNSGIHTFRDDDELPRGERISTELLKAIQESKVSIVVFSKGYASSSWCLDELVEIVRCKNSMGQTLLPIFYDVNPSDVRKQTGTFAEAFAWHADRFQAERVHKWRTALTEAANYSGWDLQNVANGYESRFIQRIVEEVLCKLNNGCLDIGKHPISIGYRTEKIKALLNLGKGDVHIVGIYGMGGIGKTTLAKAVYNQIYNGFEGSSCLLNIKEISKQPNGLVQLQEQLISEVLKSKNLKIANVERGINLIKERFRCKRVLVILDDVDHLKQLNSLAGIDRGSSEWFGPGSRVILTTRDEHLLTELGVHEKYKVEELDHEESLQLFSWHAFGMAHPIQDYKELSISVVNYAGGLPLALETLGSYLSGRSTIEWKNALEKLQIYPHHQIQKILRMSFDSLDDDTVKDTFLDIACFFVGMDKDYAIKILDGCDFFPEIGINILVQRSLVTIIGNGLWMHDLIRDMGREIVRERSSYDLKKRSRLWFHDDALYVLNKQMGSEAVEGLILNPSKLEDVHIKAEAFAKMKNLRLLQINGANVTRCYRHIFEGLRWLCWHRCPLKFLPSNFHLENLVILDMQNSNVKQVWKEIKILSRLKVFNLKNSKFLTKTPNFSQVPNLEILILESCTSLVRLHESIGNLERLVLLNLKGCHNLGNLPKSTSNLKSLQILDLSDCPKIDMLPEQLGNMMALEELHIDRTAIGQLPASIVRLVHLKYLSLSGCKGQSSKSWLSCFSSWISRQSSNPTHLLPASISGLCSLRRLDLYDCNLSEDGLPIDFGCLSSLEYLDIGRNNFLNLPHFIGRLPKLTTLWLSGCASLQSISELPTSLRSLTAMDCTSLETLPNLSNLKSSRDLDFANCQKLVEIQGLESLEITPDIYMENCNNLAYHFRRSLLSQLFWKQLDKYDESRVIILPGSEVPNWFSHQGIGWFMFFELPPLSEGEIQGLLFCAVYAAKDESNQEEFSGRSVGFLELEFTNKTGDIKYHFWPWPTFSFFPKIREDHLFVRYIPLGHNKYLMERGEKVKASLGNDELIEVKKCGIHFLFDDSNVSYGHGRSVVQYVDFDPSKKKKIRRL, encoded by the exons ATGGCTGCTCAAATCCGTTGGAATTACGACGTCTTCTTAAGTTTCAGAGGTGAAGACACTCGCAAAACTTTCACCGATCACCTCTACACTGCCTTAGTGAATTCCGGAATTCACACCTTCCGAGATGATGATGAGCTTCCTAGAGGGGAGCGCATCTCTACCGAACTGCTCAAAGCTATTCAAGAATCAAAAGTTTCTATTGTGGTTTTTTCAAAAGGATATGCTTCTTCTAGTTGGTGTCTTGATGAGCTTGTGGAGATCGTACGCTGTAAGAATTCTATGGGTCAAACTCTTCTTCCCATATTTTATGACGTGAACCCATCCGATGTGCGAAAACAAACCGGAACTTTTGCCGAAGCATTTGCTTGGCATGCAGACCGGTTTCAAGCGGAGAGGGTGCACAAGTGGAGAACAGCTCTTACCGAAGCTGCAAACTATTCTGGCTGGGATCTCCAAAACGTTGCAAAcgg GTACGAATCAAGGTTCATCCAGAGAATTGTTGAAGAAGTTTTGTGTAAATTGAACAATGGTTGCTTGGATATTGGCAAACATCCAATAAGTATAGGTTATCGTACTGAAAAGATAAAAGCTTTATTAAATCTTGGAAAAGGTGATGTTCACATTGTAGGCATCTATGGCATGGGTGGAATCGGAAAAACAACCTTAGCTAAAGCTGTTTATAACCAAATATATAATGGGTTTGAAGGAAGCAGttgtcttttaaatattaaagaaatttcaaaacaacccAATGGTTTAGTTCAATTACAAGAACAACTTATTTCTGAAGTCTTAAAATCCAAGAACTTGAAGATTGCCAATGTTGAGAGAGGAATCAATTTGATTAAGGAAAGATTTCGTTGTAAAAGAGTGCTtgttattcttgatgatgtggatcacTTGAAACAACTCAATTCATTAGCTGGAATTGATAGAGGAAGCTCTGAATGGTTTGGTCCAGGAAGTAGAGTCATTTTAACAACTCGAGATGAACATTTGCTAACTGAACTTGGAGTACATGAAAAATATAAGGTTGAGGAATTGGATCATGAGGAATCTCTTCAACTttttagttggcatgcctttgGGATGGCTCATCCAATACAAGATTACAAGGAGCTCTCAATTAGTGTAGTTAATTATGCGGGAGGGCTTCCATTAGCTCTTGAAACTTTGGGTTCCTATCTATCCGGAAGAAGCACCATAGAATGGAAAAATGCATTGGAAAAACTACAAATATATCCTCACCATCAGATTCAGAAAATACTTAGAATGAGCTTTGATTCACTAGATGATGATACTGTGAAGGACACATTCCTTGATATTGCGTGTTTCTTTGTTGGTATGGACAAAGATTATGCCATCAAAATACTTGATGGTTGTGATTTCTTTCCTGAAATTGGTATTAATATTCTCGTTCAAAGGTCTCTTGTCACTATCATTGGCAATGGGTTGTGGATGCATGATCTAATTCGAGATATGGGAAGGGAGATTGTTCGTGAAAGATCATCCTACGATCTAAAAAAACGTAGTAGATTGTGGTTTCATGATGATGCCTTATACGTGCTTAACAAACAAATG GGTTCAGAAGCAGTGGAGGGTCTCATTCTAAATCCATCTAAACTTGAAGATGTACATATTAAAGCTGAAGCATTTGcaaagatgaaaaatttaagATTGCTACAAATCAATGGTGCAAATGTCACAAGATGCTATAGACATATTTTTGAAGGGTTAAGATGGCTTTGTTGGCATAGGTGTCCTTTGAAATTTCTCCCATCAAATTTTCATTTAGAGAACCTTGTTATCCTTGACATGCAAAATAGTAATGTCAAACAAGTCTGGAAGGAGATCAAA ATACTCAGCAGGTTGAAAGTCTTTAATCTCAAAAACTCCAAATTTCTCACCAAGACACCAAACTTCTCACAAGTCCCAAATCTGGAGATATTGATACTTGAAAGTTGCACAAGTTTGGTTAGGCTTCATGAGTCCATTGGAAATCTAGAAAGACTTGTTTTGCTGAATTTAAAAGGATGCCATAACTTAGGGAATCTTCCAAAAAGTACTTCTAACTTGAAATCTCTTCAAATTCTTGACTTGTCTGACTGCCCAAAAATTGATATGCTACCGGAGCAATTGGGGAATATGATGGCTTTAGAGGAATTGCATATAGACAGAACTGCTATTGGACAACTCCCTGCCTCCATTGTTCGTTTGGTGCATCTCAAATATTTGTCATTATCCGGATGTAAAGGACAATCTTCAAAATCTTGGCTATCGTGTTTCTCATCGTGGATATCTCGACAAAGCTCCAATCCCACACATTTGCTCCCAGCTTCCATTTCTGGACTATGCTCTTTGAGAAGGCTAGATCTCTACGACTGCAATCTGTCTGAAGATGGGTTGCCAATTGATTTTGGGTGTCTGTCTTCACTCGAGTATTTGGATATAGGAAGAAACAATTTCCTTAATCTACCTCATTTCATCGGCCGCCTTCCTAAATTAACTACATTGTGGTTGAGTGGGTGCGCGAGTCTTCAATCAATTTCAGAACTCCCCACAAGTTTAAGGAGTTTGACAGCAATGGACTGCACATCATTAGAAACACTCCCAAATCTGTCGAACCTGAAAAGTTCACGTGATCTTGACTTTGCTAACTGTCAGAAATTGGTTGAGATTCAGGGATTGGAGAGTTTGGAAATTACACCAGATATTTACATGGAAAATTGCAACAATCTAGCATATCATTTTAGGAGGAGTCTTCTTTCgcag tTATTTTGGAAACAGCTTGACAAGTATGATGAGTCTCGAGTCATTATACTCCCTGGTAGTGAGGTTCCAAATTGGTTCAGTCATCAGGGAATTGGATGGTTTATGTTCTTTGAGTTACCTCCACTTTCAGAGGGTGAAATCCAGGGGCTGCTCTTTTGCGCTGTTTATGCAGCCAAGGACGAATCCAATCAGGAAGAATTCAGTGGGAGAAGCGTTGGTTTTCTTGAGTTGGAATTCACTAATAAAACTGGAGACATCAAATATCATTTTTGGCCATGGCCAACATTCTCTTTCTTCCCTAAAATCCGTGAAGATCATCTCTTTGTCAGATATATACCGCTAGGACATAATAAATATCTGATGGAACGTGGAGAGAAAGTGAAGGCCTCCCTCGGAAATGACGAACTCATTGAAGTGAAGAAGTGTGGAATTCATTTTCTATTTGATGACTCAAATGTAAGTTATGGGCATGGAAGAAGTGTGGTTCAATACGTCGATTTTgacccttcaaaaaaaaaaaaaatacgtcGACTTTGA